From the genome of Vicia villosa cultivar HV-30 ecotype Madison, WI linkage group LG2, Vvil1.0, whole genome shotgun sequence, one region includes:
- the LOC131649598 gene encoding uncharacterized protein LOC131649598, whose amino-acid sequence MSSSKTNPDILNEKPLVFILPGNPKPQTKSTEASGTHKSIRLQKSKPVKSTIELSDDSDEENCPEDVEVESTLDVILSSKHALDLFNSKWRNRSVIYGKPMDFESFTARGYNIEELILVQGWSKMLTLEIKTYPKLVRCFYASIHQDTNDMILKSTIKGITITITPSLICQILGIPDSGIHLFAKEWVGLYKTTMDSVYRELLVDTTKPLVSSNLNPVPRILHKMSIHNIIPRAGSLEKLSKYDIMVIFHLLNRYPLHLGYLILNFMKHTCKKGRTAPYGRFLSLVFKHFQVPTDDVTSFMGAGSIHGCRISKMNLHVLQIPVLQKRKRLVKIADIKKKVKTFTIKDQDELEIGDFVMSKPTHAETSKTDSPQIEKTESPIKEPVSPFHQPTEPIIPQEINSPIPSFTTPLDQSLPSEDILFTSPPKTMADHISVQPSESQASPISQTPVFDHPPLHSPELDFNIASNITFPDMNDDLDALLFQHQVLTQSKCMTFSGGFDPNAETLYSLIPPIPQSTYSTIPTDVQNLESDFTENPFAPISSPLLNNLPLENTFNDFLSQAPIYDSYDSP is encoded by the coding sequence ATGTCTTCCTCTAAAACCAACCCAGACATTCTCAATGAAAAACCACTCGTCTTCATCCTTCCAGGAAATCCCAAACCACAAACAAAATCCACTGAAGCATCTGGGACTCACAAGTCTATTCGTCTTCAAAAATCAAAACCTGTAAAATCAACCATCGAATTATCTGATGACTCTGATGAAGAAAATTGCCCAGAAGATGTTGAAGTAGAATCAACTTTGGATGTCATCTTGTCCTCTAAGCATGCACTCGACCTCTTCAACTCTAAATGGAGAAATAGGAGTGTGATCTACGGAAAACCCATGGACTTTGAAAGCTTCACTGCCCGTGGTTACAACATTGAAGAGCTCATTCTCGTTCAAGGTTGGAGCAAGATGTTAACCCTAGAAATCAAAACCTACCCAAAACTCGTTCGTTGCTTCTATGCATCAATCCATCAAGATACCAACGATATGATTCTCAAATCTACCATCAAAGGTATAACTATAACCATAACTCCCTCTCTAATCTGTCAAATCCTTGGAATCCCTGATTCAGGCATTCATCTCTTTGCAAAAGAATGGGTTGGCTTGTACAAAACCACTATGGATAGCGTTTATCGTGAACTACTTGTTGATACCACCAAACCCCTAGTGTCTTCAAATCTGAACCCTGTCCCTCGTATCTTACACAAAATGTCCATACACAATATCATTCCTCGAGCAGGAAGCTTAGAAAAACTGTCTAAGTATGACATTATGGTGATATTTCATCTCCTAAACCGTTATCCTCTTCACCTAGGTTACCTCATCCTAAACTTTATGAAACACACATGCAAAAAGGGTAGAACTGCTCCCTATGGAAGGTTTTTGTCACTTGTGTTTAAACACTTTCAAGTCCCTACTGATGATGTCACATCCTTCATGGGTGCCGGATCCATTCATGGGTGTAGAATCTCCAAAATGAACCTCCATGTGCTTCAAATCCCTGTGCTTCAAAAACGAAAACGTTTGGTCAAAATTGCTGATATAAAGAAAAAGGTTAAAACCTTCACCATAAAAGACCAGGATGAACTAGAAATTGGTGATTTTGTTATGTCCAAACCAACTCATGCTGAAACCTCTAAAACTGATTCCCCACAAATTGAAAAAACCGAATCCCCCATCAAGGAACCCGTCTCACCCTTCCATCAACCCACTGAACCAATAATCCCACAAGAGATCAACTCACCAATTCCCTCTTTCACCACTCCTCTTGATCAATCTCTGCCCTCTGAAGACATCTTGTTTACCTCACCACCTAAAACTATGGCTGACCATATTTCTGTCCAACCATCTGAATCTCAAGCTTCCCCAATCTCCCAAACTCCTGTTTTTGATCACCCCCCCTTGCATTCTCCTGAACTGGACTTCAACATTGCATCCAACATAACTTTTCCTGATATGAATGATGACCTTGATGCCTTACTCTTTCAGCATCAAGTTCTCACTCAATCTAAGTGTATGACATTCTCTGGTGGCTTTGATCCAAATGCTGAAACTCTGTATTCACTCATTCCACCCATCCCTCAAAGCACTTATTCAACCATTCCTACTGATGTGCAAAACCTTGAGTCAGATTTTACTGAAAATCCTTTTGCTCCCATTTCATCTCCTCTACTCAACAATCTACCCTTAGAGAATACCTTCAATGACTTCCTCAGCCAAGCTCCTATCTATGACTCCTATGACTCTCCATAA